The DNA segment ATATTCTGTCATGCATTTCTTTGCGAATTCCGTAGCCCTGATGCCCCGCTTTTCAGTCAAGATACTAACGAAAATCTGTCCAAAGCGAGCAGAGGATGGGTGCCATTTATTACATTACGACTTACTGTTGTGATAGTTTAAATTTGGGAGCTATCTTGAGAGACTGTTTGATGCAACAGACAACACGAATATAGATTTTAGGCTTTTTCACATTTTTCTCGACATATGTTAGCCTCTATCTACTTCATAACCCTGCATAACCTCATAACTGCAACGCAGAAACAGTTAACATTCGAAAACAGAGAAAATGGCATTCTATGAATTTTTACCTCCTATCGTATAATAAATGTTGGCGTGGCAGCAGGAAAGGCATttcactacaaaaatattttttccggCTACATGTTAGCTTTATTGCTCCCGTTTATATTTCAAGACCTGCTGATGTTGGAAAGAGTTGATACATTCGGGGGTTGGAACTTCTAACTGCGGCAATACCGTCGTAAAGACGCAACGCAAGTGGATTAAATAACATCGCTTACACCACACGCTCTTTACAAACACCTACCTTATCCCAACGCAAATGGACTCCTCCTCTCCACATTACTCGCTTGCACAACAGAGCCATGTGTATCGGACGGTCGAAAGTATGTCAGAAGGCCATCAGTGTGGAAGTGCAGAACTCATCGATGATTCTGTGTGACAATGCTCGCGCGCATATAGTGTCAGCTGTGGCCGATTTGTTCGATCGTTTGAGCTGGACACTGCTGTACCATCCGCTATACTACCTGAACGAATGTGTCCTACGACTTTCTCATCTCTAAAAAATAGTCtcttatacacaacgctggtggcgTTTTTGGAGGACAGTGGAACTTTGAAACATATACATGGCGATTCAGCCGCCGCTACTGATCCGTTTTATTCAATCTGCACTACGTCTGTATCACGAACGATATCCAGAAAGGCGACAACCACGTAATCGATGTAGCTtaagttccctctcagagctttgggcAACTCGAAGCAAACGCAGTCGTACTGTAAAATATATGAATGAGGACTGGCCATTTAACTCCGCGGTATTTTTGGCTCGAAAATAtcttacttctgccatacttacCCAAGTGTCTCcgatctttctttgtgtaattatcTGTGCAATGTTACAAGCTTTGGATGCttctgtaagtttattccgtttatagtagTTAATATTTCGCAAATCGATCAGAAAAGTTGTTTAGCAAGGTGTGTTTTGTCATCGGAAACAAATAACAGGAAATGTCAAAATGAGAAGCGTGGAACTACTTTCCGGTGTGTAATCCAATGGAAAGATTAATAAATGACAAGCGATGTTAATATGCGATATGTCTAACGTACAATAGGTCTGAGATGCCTTCGTGCACTTTACCAGTTATTCTGCGACATTTTGACAGTGTGCTTCACGATTCCAAAGCGAACCGGCCAACAGCACTGTTCTGTCATGATGTGGGGCGCATAAAACGACATCTGTTGTGGTAGCTGAATCTCTCTTGTATATTTTACATcacttgtaaataaatagttaaagTTCCCAGCTCGTATATGGGCGTGTGAGAAAAGTTAGTTTCTTCAAAAACTGCCGGTCTAGACGCTGTAAATTGCCTCATTCAGAGACAATGCAAAGTGGAGGATGTTTTAGTTCAGAACTTTGACTGATTTGTTTCTACTTTCTTATAACTCCTTACAGTGTTCCTTGAGTATGACCAGAAATTTGTGCAGCACAATTAAACGAACTGTGCAGTAGGCTGCACGTTTTGCGAGCATAGTCTCATCATCAGGCCAAATATAGTTAGAAGCGAAATTCAAAAACGCATAAACAGAGTTGTTGAGAACTGCCTCGTATCATTTGGTGTGATGGTGGAACGACGGTTCTGGAAACATGAAGCTTAGAAGTTGCTTTAACCGTGACATCTGCATTTTGTTCACATTAAAAGTTAGCCTTTCACTTACAGTCCTCTTTTGCCGACGCTATACACAGTGGGAAAGATTAGATTACGTATTCGTTCCTAATCTGTAGACAAATGATCTCATCTATTTACTGTAACATTCCCACACAATGATTTCTTCAACATGCATTCAGATTTGATCTCTGGAAAGCAGAAAATTTTCGTTTGATGACTCACCGATGTTGAAGAAGCGTATCGTTAGCATGAACGGAATATTTCGACAGGACACGATGCACTGACATTTCGGGCAATTTCAAAACGTGTCATAATTTGTTGCAGCGACAGTTTCGGTGCTGTGGCCGAGCTCGTTACCTTATGGGATCTGTGAGAGTGTTATGGGAGAGAGGTTTCAAAGTTTCCTGGGAAATCTTGGCTATGCTTCGATTAAAGCAGCTTTGTGACTGACGTTTCTCGGGGTGGAATAGTAGTGGTCAGCTGCCAGCCAATCGCATCTATTTCTCTGGCGGCACATGCTCGCTGTAATGCTTTATGTCTACGGCAGTTGAGCAAGTCCCCAAATCACTCTTTAATTCGTAGAACTTGGGAAATAATTTGTTGGTATCCTTCCAAATGATGTCAGCACCTCAACTCGTAGACAAAGCTATCACTGGCCTGTTTACATCAGCAGCATACTTCGCTGTTGGGGTGTATGGATTCCTTGAACAACAACATCGAGGTGGCTTATTTAGCGTGCCCCAGCAACATCTCCTGCCATACGGGGGTGGCAACCACGAAGCTCAAACTTTACCAGACCAGACATCTCGTTATGGGGAATAGGCGGGTCCCACGGGGCTCAACATCTgcgcaagactaatgaaaaatcaccAAAACTGTCGAGGAATCCTTTCGAAGCATAACCGGTGACATGCTCAATGAGGTTTTGAGAAGGACAGGGAGGCGCCCAGATCTCGGTGGAAGGCATGATGTAGACATATGGGGACTTCTCAGATGTAGTGTTGGCAGATGCATTCACTACAGCTGCCGATCCAGCTGTCACCACCACTATTCCCATCTCCTCCTCAATCCGCAAGTCCAGAGTTTTATTTCATCTTCATTGCTCACGCGAGTATTGAATGCTAGAGCACATGGCGTTTATCGGCTTACCATCTGTCAGCCACAAAATTGATTTATTCCAGCTGTGCTGCGTAAGTCCTATGTGAAATGGTGATCGACTAAAAGTAGCAGAAAGTCTGAAACCTGGGGCCGTGGCAGAGGTGGATCCGGTCTAGGGATTGCTGGTATAGGGTGGGGGCGAATGAAGTGTTCCTGGTAACGGTCTGTCGGTATCAGACAAAGTACTCGGGCGCGTTGGTACCGGCTCGTAACTCTTGGTGATGGGTGGACGGCAACTGCCAGATACTGTTCTCAAGTTGGTCCGTTGCAGCTTGAGGTCGAAGCTACGCACCACTATCCAGAAGTACACCGTCACCACTGCAACAGAAGACAACAGCGTCAGTAGATCGACAAAGCGCTCTGCTACTTGCGTCGCTCTGACTGTTAACTGTGTTACACAAAACAGCTTCTAATTTTGCCGATTGTTTTATTAAATGATACTGTATCCACACTGTCCAAGTGGAACTGCGAAGCTGAGAAAAAATAGTGTAACACTGCAGTGCGCATTCACACATTCTAGATAACACAGTGTAGAAGAAGTGGTACTCTCTCCCCATTCAGCTGTTGAGATGGGCACTGAGCAGAATAGCAAATGATGGTGGACATTGATCTGACGTCTCAGTTAACATTTAAATGGGCGTTGAATGATTCTGAACAACTCAGCAGATGTGTATGCAGTCTCTCAAGCATCAGTTAGGGTGAACAGTGATTTGTCACACTCACAAAGtgatttcagtcatatcttactaatagaaaacaaaggatgTCATTACGTAAcgcttcagcagtaggcaatcagataTCATCTGACGggaaagaaattacatgtggtgttccccaaggttccatatgAGGTCCACTATTGTTTCTTGTTTATAGTAACGACCTGCCATCCGTTACATAactgatgccaagtttgtcttatttgcagatgatacaaacattgcaataaatactaaatcaaatataaatttagaaagggcagctaattaaatttttactgactttaaTAAGTGTTTCATAGCcaactcactgtcattaaactttaaaaagacccactatatgcagttcagaacttccaagagatttccttctggtgtgtgtataaaatatgatgacatggaaataggagaagttgagagtgtaaaattcttaggattacaacttgataataaattgaattgggagcaacatactaatgaactgctaaagcgcctaagcaagtctgtgtttgcaatgtgaatgatgtcagacatacgagatataaatataaaaaaactagcatactttgcttattttcactccatgatgtcatatggcatcatattttcaggtaattccacaaacagagaaaaaaatttagagtacagaagcgtataataagagtaatgagtagtgtaaatctaagaacatcatgtcgaaaccttttGAAACAATTGGGCATATTAACCGCATCTTctgagtatatttattccttagtgaaggttgttgtaaataatacatctctttttccaactatctgcttagtacacagtatcaatactaggaataggaacaatatacataaagatttaaaatcactaactcttgcccagaaaggagtccagtattcagcaacgcatattttcaataagttaccagtttcagacaaggcaccatttaaacataatttaaaagaatttttggtggccaactccttctgttccatccatgagtttctcaacaagcgcagtagaccattttaatgaaaatttattatactttaatttttgacagtacttggttgtaacagccaagtaacaacctactgtgtgaatgacggatgtatggaaagcagatgtaagtcttaagtctgtaaatagtggaagtttaattttaaatcttgtacataatctgactgttcttaactgaggatcactgaaatgaataatttactttaatttttgacaatacttggttttaATAGCCAAGAAAAAGtgattaaacctgtaaatattagaagtttaattttaattcatgtacataattttactgtttattgactgaggagcattaaaaataatgaaactcaagtttttctaattacatttttgtaatgtgtttatctgacatgttccacacccatgaggattccctcttttatgggtctatggaatgaataattattctaatctaatctaagcataCAAAATAGCTGAAGCAGGCCTGGCGGCCCAGCCAGCAGTTAGATGTACACAGGTAATGACAATGGAACTGATGCCCCAGCCACCAGTAAGATGGACACGGAGGGACTCACAGTCACCAAtcacacagattgaataacgtgaTTCAGCTGACCTGGGTGTGTGTCCCTGGAGCAGTTGAGATGAATCATGCAGCGCAATAGCCACTGAACTGATGTTACAGCTAGCAGTTGATAAGGAGCCTGATGGGTATTGTTCAGCGTCTTAACAATAAAGTTCAACAGGATTAAGTCTCCCAGGAAGCAGCTGGGATCCACTCTGATAGCTCTTGTTCCTGTAGTATGTATAGCTTCATCTGGTGGCCCAACCACTAGCTGGGCACTGGAGGCTCATGAtcacacagactgaataacgtgaTGCACTTGTTGATTGGCAACTCCaaggagtgctgtgtgcacaacgaccatatatgttaaattaaaaggaaggtcagtgttggccgtaatattgatggtttattgatagctaaatcgattttcaatcacatagtgatgaTCTTCAGTgcagtggtgtacaaattaaactcataggcactggtgtccaGTTataatcagtaaccaaaactgagaaacgatcacCTCGAACCGATGCTCCAGGCATTAGGTGAGATTAAGCCCTCAGAGTATTGTTCAGAACTGCAACGTACCAATTATAGCCAGCACCTAAAAGACTTATCTTCCAACTTTTCCCACATCTCAGCTGTCATTTGGGAATCATATTCCCTTGATTGGTAGGGCTGTATGTTGGCAGTCTTACTTATCGGCCTTGGAATTGCCACAGGCTGTGAAAGAATTGTGTGCATGACTGCTCGTGATGACACAGTTGCTGACTGTGTGTGGGTTGTGCATTGGCCAGGACAGTGCGAAGTGTTACTGGCATTAAAAATTGAGTCGCATCACAGATGCAGAAGTGGATCGCTTTCCTGATAATGCGTTAGTGCTATAAGAAACTCAGACCTATTACAGATCTCTTACCTGCGGCGATGATGGTTGAGGCCAAAAACATGAAGCCAGATAGGATGAAGCCAGCGGCGAAGTTGTTCACGAGCACAAACCAGAAGTAGACCAGGTAAGCTCCAGACACTACCGCGTGTCCGTGTGTCCAACACTGCACCAGGTCCCGTCGGCGCTGCGTAAATACGAACGATGTGTAGATATATGGTTAATATGGACATACAGTACAGATAGTTTGATTGGTAGATACATTGTTATTACACTGCCAATCGGAAATATCTACGTACTTTAATTTTCTAAGTAAACAAATTTTCACACATCCCTCATCCTACACTGAGATaagagaagtcatgggatagtgacacacacatatacagatggcgatagtatctcgtacacaagatataaaagggtagtGCGTTGGCAGAGCTTTCATtgcactcaggtgagtcatgtgaaaaggtatccaactgattaaggccgcacgacgggtattaaaaaactctgaacgcggaatagtagttggagctatacatgggacgttccatttcggcaatcgttatggaattcaatattccgagatccacagtctcaagattgtgccgagaataccagatttcaggcgttaCTTATCACCACGGACACCGCCGCggctgacggctttcacttaacgtccgagaacAGCGGCACTTGcgttagagctgtcagtgctaacagacaagcaacactgcatgaaataaccgcagaagtcaatgtgtgaTGTAGCCGTTAGGATAGTGAGACGAAATCTGGGCTATGGCAAGAGACGACCGACGCTATTTCCCTTGGTAacgcatgacatcacctgcagcgcctctgttgggctcttgaccatatcaggtggactctagacgactggaaaaccgtggcctggtcggacgagtcccggtttcagttggtaggaCCTGCTGGTAGGTtagagtgtggagcagaccccacgaagccatagacccaagtggTGAACAAGGCACAGTGTTTATCATATCCGATatgggtcacacacacacacatacacagtattCTGCCGATTAACCGTAGTCTGATACATGCGTTAAATtagaagatgtgtgtgtgtgtgtgtgtgtgtgtgtgtgtgtgtgtgtgtgtgtgtgtgtgtgtgtttgtgcatacAGGACTCGCTGTGAATAATTACGATGAACTGACAGAGAACGCTGCTAGGAAGTGACAAGTTGAGAATTGTTGCGTGTCCGGATGGACACTCACTACTAGTGAGTGATCTACCACCAGGAGGTTCTTGttcataggtctgaagatgaccacagttgtggtcgaaaccggtcactggaATAaacaatttgtgatcaagactgtttttgatggtAAATATTAGTAATAATACTGATCACTGGttgctcccacaatgtattcaaatgtAATTTACTTTTACTTACTCTAAAAGCTCCAAAGAACAGCACGACGTCTAGGAGAATGGCAGCGATGGACAGCACCAAGATAACCGATATAATCGCCATACCGACTGCAACAACATAACATACTCTGAACCGACTGGGTCTGCCTTTAATAACAGCGTCTACAGCAGCAAATGCATTTACGAAAAAAAGCCTACTGTTGGAGCTGATTGCCATGTTAACAAATGAAAGGGCCAAAAAaaccttaagaaaaaaaaaaatatgcccatgtacagaaaaacagttgattacaatttcaggaaaactgaatgatttttttttaagagaaagaatttcagaaattgagcaaggcaataacgcgatggtccacctctggcccttatgcaagcagttattcggcttcgcactgattgatagtgttgttggatgtcttcctgaagaATATCGTGCCCAATTCTGTACAATTGGCGCCGCCTCAGATCGTCAGAATCCTGAGCTAGTTAGAAGGTGCTGCCCACAGTGCTCCAAACGTCGTCAACTGGGATGAGCTCCAAAGACTCTGTTGGCGACTGCatgatttggcaagcacaaagacctgcagtagaaactcccgctgcttgcgggcggtcattatcttgctgaaaaataagcCCAGGGCTGACTTACcacgaatggcaacaaaacggagcgtacaatgtcgtcgacgtaccgctgtgctataagagATGCCGCAGTTGACAATcagagggatcctgctatgaaaagaagtggaatCCCCGAGCGTGGGTGTGACCAGTCGCGGAAGCCAGTGGATAGCTCAGAATATCGTGCAAGTTGTGGAAGACTGATCCGTGACTCACTTTCACTCGTTCCACTATCACCTCGATTGTGATGCGCGAGTCTTCGAGCGATTCGCGGTTCTTCACACAGAGCTGGCCTTCCACTTCGTTCGTCGTAGTTCAAACTTTTTTGACGACACTGGATGATTGTGACCAGATGGAACTACTTACATGCGGTCAAAATTGTGGCTGCTTTGATTGCTCGGCGAGGTGGCACATAGGAACTGTAACTCATTAAATATTAGTTCACTATATTACATtaatgaatggaaatgaaaatgaagtcccatgcttcttgacagagtgtagggtaacgatgcgggagactcgcaccaaCATACTAGGTAAGTTcttatggaggtggtttgccgttgccttcctccattcgtaatggggatgaatgatgacacAACAGAAcctagtcatctcggggcaggtgaaaatccttgaccccacagggaatcgaacctggaaccccgtgctcgggaaatgAGAATGCTACTGCGAGACCACAAGCTGTGTACAACATTAATGAATAAAACGTTTATTTAACTTTGAatacttctttgccacaggagtactgcACAATTTACCACAATGtaacaaagcatcacttgatgGAGGAATTAACAATTTGCTTGAGG comes from the Schistocerca piceifrons isolate TAMUIC-IGC-003096 chromosome 9, iqSchPice1.1, whole genome shotgun sequence genome and includes:
- the LOC124717017 gene encoding uncharacterized protein LOC124717017 — translated: MCCRVSTCCCITNLRLATLIIAVLSLMGNVGVLSYTSWDIRMSRLVLQQLLKDGGSGERDLMLVRSYRVGMAIISVILVLSIAAILLDVVLFFGAFRRRRDLVQCWTHGHAVVSGAYLVYFWFVLVNNFAAGFILSGFMFLASTIIAAVVTVYFWIVVRSFDLKLQRTNLRTVSGSCRPPITKSYEPVPTRPSTLSDTDRPLPGTLHSPPPYTSNP